The genome window ACAACGCTGCTACAAAGAAGGTCAGACTGGTATTTCGGCGCTGAAAATATTAAAACGCGAATCGCCACAAAGTTTTGATCCTGTGCTGTTGGCGCAGTTTATTAAAGCTATCGCCATTCACCCTGTCGGCACTTTAGTCAAACTGAACAATGAAAAGTTGGGCATAGTGATTAAATCGAATGAGCAGGATCCGCTGCGTCCTGTGCTCAAGGTATTTTACAACTGCAAGTTCAGACGTTATATCGAAATTTCTATTGTTGATCTGGCGAGCAATAAAGTGGATCTGGAAATTGAAGGTGCTGTGATGCCTGAAGATTTTGGTATTGATATGATTCGTTTTTTCCGCCAGTCAGTGCTGGAGTAACAACGTCTTTAGCGACGTTGATAACTCCAGTCTGTTAATGCTTCGACACTAAACTGAACCTGATTAAATTGCAGCACCACATACTGCGGCAATATCTCTTTGACCTGAATATCTGCTGTCACCCACTGGCCTTGTTGTAAGTCTTTGCCGTTTACTTTGATCCAACGTTGTTTGGCATCAGTGGCGTAGACATGAGCTTCAAAGCGCAATGAAGGTAATTGGCGCTGTAATAAGTCATCCAGTTGATTAATATCCTGCGCCGGCACATCGTGGTAATTAATTTCTTGTTTGCGTTGCTGTGGGCTATCGGCGGCAGCCAAAGCCGACTCAAATTTACCGCGCAGTTCAGCTGATACATCGGATTGTTCCAGCTCTGCTGCAGGTAATAATTCGTCAACCGGGGTTAATTCTTCGTCTGTATCCGCTTCCTGCATTTGCTCAAAATCAACAAAGTCTTCATCCCTCTCGTCACCACTGGCGCGCCCTAATACTTTCTCACCGCGTTTGGCCGATACAACGAGTTGCGGATCTTCTTCCGGCACTTCTTCCAGTTGCACAGGCTCCGTTGGTTTTAATAAATCGGCTGCCAGTTGCAGTTCCATCGCGATATCAGCCGCATTGGCAATAGCAGGTGCAGCCTGAACCGGGGCAACCACCACTTCAGAGACAGGCTCTTTATTATCGAATTGATACTGGCCAATAAAAAAGCCCAGCAATAAACCTAAAACCACTAATAAAGTTAAAGCAGCAATACGCCAGCCATGGCCTGATGCAGGTTTAGCTGCGGCCACTGGTACTTGCTGTTGTTGCTTTAACGCATCCATTAATAACGACATGACGGGTTCCTACCAAATAAATGCAGACAGCCCTGCACCGACACCTAACGCCACTAGCGTTAATACCGGCCATAACCAGACAGGCAAGGCCGCTTTTTCCGGTTGAGGTTTAATAGCCAGCACTTCTGAAGCCGCCTGATTAATCAGGCCAGCGTCAATTAACGCCTTTTGCTGACTATAACCCCCTAACAAAGCGCGGTCGCAGATTAAATTGAGTAGGCGAGGAATACCACCTGATAATTGAAATAATTTTTTTACCGCAGAAGCCGTAAACACAGGCCGACTACAACCAGCGACCTGTAAACGATAACTGATGTACTGCTGCACTTCCTGCTCGGTCAAAGGCATT of Rheinheimera sp. MM224 contains these proteins:
- a CDS encoding general secretion pathway protein GspB is translated as MSLLMDALKQQQQVPVAAAKPASGHGWRIAALTLLVVLGLLLGFFIGQYQFDNKEPVSEVVVAPVQAAPAIANAADIAMELQLAADLLKPTEPVQLEEVPEEDPQLVVSAKRGEKVLGRASGDERDEDFVDFEQMQEADTDEELTPVDELLPAAELEQSDVSAELRGKFESALAAADSPQQRKQEINYHDVPAQDINQLDDLLQRQLPSLRFEAHVYATDAKQRWIKVNGKDLQQGQWVTADIQVKEILPQYVVLQFNQVQFSVEALTDWSYQRR